Part of the Paeniglutamicibacter sulfureus genome, GTTTCCCAGTGGACCTGATCAACGAGGCCATCGTTCACGCGGCAAACGCGTGGTGGATCCTGCCGATCGTTTGCCTCTTCTGCTTCATCGACGGCTTCCTGCCCATCCTTCCCTCGGAGACGCTGCTCGTCGCCCTGGGCGTCGTGGCTGCAGGCACCGGAATCCCCAACGTCTACCTGTTGATCCTTGCCGGGGCAGTGGGGGCGATCACCGGGGACCAGATGGCCTACCTGCTGGGCAGGCGCATCGGCACCGAGCGGTTCGGCTGGATGAGGCGCCCGCGCATGCAGAAGCTCTTTGCCTTTGCCCGCCGCGAACTGAACATGCGCGGGGCCATGCTGATCTTCACCGCCCGCTACGTTCCCATTGGCAGGGTGGTGGTGAACCTCAGTTCCGGAGCGACCGGCTTCTCGCACCGGCGCTTCACCGTGCTGGATGTCGTCGGGTGTTTGACCTGGTCCAGCTATTCGGTGGCCATCGGCGTGGTTGCCGGTGCCTGGTTCCACGACAACCAGCTGCTGGGGATCGTCCTCTCTGTCGCCCTGGCCATCATCATGGGCTACCTGATCGACAAGCTCTCCCACGCCATCTTGGTGCGGACCGGGCGCCGCATTTCCGAACGTGAAATGCGCGGTGCCAATGCCCAGGCAATCGCCATCGATGCGCCTCGCCCGGTGCGCGTTCCCGGGCAGGAACCGGAGCCCGAACCAATGGCGTCGGACGGCAACTAGAACTCCTTGGAAGCGTTGGGTGAACATTTGCCCCCACGTCACCTGCACCCACTGTTGGAACCTGCGGCACACCGCTAGGCTGGGCAGGTGACTGACGAGATGATCCACATTGCCTATGACCCTTCCTTCGACTTCCGGGCCCTGCCCAAGGTATCGCTGCACGACCACCTCGACGGGGGCTTGCGTCCGCAAACCATCATCGAGTTGGCGGCAGAGGCCGGCCACGCGCTTCCCTCCACCAACGCAGAGGAGCTCGGAGCCTGGTTCCGGGCCTCGGCCGATTCCGGTTCGCTGGATCGCTACCTGGAAACCTTTGACCACACCATTGCCGTGATGCAGACCAAGGACGCGCTCAAGCGCGTGGCCATCGAAT contains:
- a CDS encoding DedA family protein encodes the protein MDLINEAIVHAANAWWILPIVCLFCFIDGFLPILPSETLLVALGVVAAGTGIPNVYLLILAGAVGAITGDQMAYLLGRRIGTERFGWMRRPRMQKLFAFARRELNMRGAMLIFTARYVPIGRVVVNLSSGATGFSHRRFTVLDVVGCLTWSSYSVAIGVVAGAWFHDNQLLGIVLSVALAIIMGYLIDKLSHAILVRTGRRISEREMRGANAQAIAIDAPRPVRVPGQEPEPEPMASDGN